Within the Solibacillus silvestris genome, the region AAGAAAATGAAGACCTTGAAGTTGAATTGAAGATTAATTTAAATGATTTACAAATTGAAGCCATTGAAATATATGAAAAGTGCTTTATTCGTGTAGAAAACTAAAGGTTAAATTAGAGTATGAGTATTGTCATGAAAGGAAAATAATTAGAGGAACTTAATTTGCTGAGCTCCTCTAATTATTTATTTCAAAATCAACAATTAAATTTAACAGAGCCTTTTGTTTAGTAAAGGGAGGGCCATCAATAAAAATGAAGGTTAATTGGTAGACTGTCCGGCTGTAATGAGCGATACAAATAGTAAATCATACAGCTATTACAACTTTATACTTTAATAAAAAACATCCTACAGACAAATCGCTTTCGGCATGGACGATTTATCGATGTAGGATGTTTTTTGAGATATATTATAAAAGGGATGCGTGGAAAATTGTTCAAAGTTCAATTGTTATACTATGTGATTATAAATGCTGAATTTTATGTTCTATAAAAATTGGGCAGACTTTTTATAGATGCTGCATTAACGGAATGCAGCTTTAAATTCGCCAGTCACTTCCTGATGACCATTATTCGACTCATACGCTTGCTCGATCTCTAATTCAAAACGATCCATAATCGGAATATCGTTTACAGAGAATAAGTACGAATCTTTTGAAGCATAGTGCTCATACCAAGCCCAGTTTGGAACGACAAAGTAATCGCCTTTTTTCCAGTCAAAGCGTGTACCGTTAATAACTGTATAGCCTTCACCTCTATGCACTTGATAAACAGTAGAATGCGTATGGCGTAAAGCTTTTGTATGCATGCCAGCTGGTAAGTGCTGCATACGTGTACCTAATGTCGGGTTGGCTGCTTTACCTGTAGAAGGATTAATATATTCAACAGCAAAACCATGATGCGGGTCCGGATCAAATGACATTAAGCCTTTAATTCCTTCAACCGTACGATCCCATTTATAGTTGGCAAGTGGTGCTACTGTATACTTGTCATCTCCGACAGGGCGTACCATTCCTCCACGATAACGCTTTTCCGTGAAGTTATCCGGAATATTCGGCTCTTGTAAACCGCCTTCATAAGGATCGAAGAAAGTACCGCCGATTCCGTATAAAGTCGGGATATCCAGCGCGTCTGTCCATAACATCGGCTCATCGCCAACGTGTTCATGCCCGTGCCATAAACCTTTAGGTGTAATTAAAAAGTCGCCTTCCTCCATGAAAATACGTTCGCCTTGTACAATTGTGTAGGCGCCTTGTCCTTCAGAAATAAAGCGCAATGCTGATTGAGAGTGACGATGAGAGGGGGCTTTTTCACCCGGTAACAGCATTTGTACCGCTACGTAAATCGTTTGTGTAGTAGATGCCCAACCCCATGGCTGACGATATGTTAATCCTGGAT harbors:
- a CDS encoding cupin produces the protein MAGVSEEVKEFMKSDTVKDFTKDIEQYHLGPLWEAIPEIMNHTPKPQAQAYLWSDELIKKKMGEAAQIFTPDRGGERRAIYFQNPGLTYRQPWGWASTTQTIYVAVQMLLPGEKAPSHRHSQSALRFISEGQGAYTIVQGERIFMEEGDFLITPKGLWHGHEHVGDEPMLWTDALDIPTLYGIGGTFFDPYEGGLQEPNIPDNFTEKRYRGGMVRPVGDDKYTVAPLANYKWDRTVEGIKGLMSFDPDPHHGFAVEYINPSTGKAANPTLGTRMQHLPAGMHTKALRHTHSTVYQVHRGEGYTVINGTRFDWKKGDYFVVPNWAWYEHYASKDSYLFSVNDIPIMDRFELEIEQAYESNNGHQEVTGEFKAAFR